In Chitinophagales bacterium, one DNA window encodes the following:
- a CDS encoding rod shape-determining protein translates to MKLFNFLTQEIAIDLGTANTVIIHNDKVVVDEPSIVAINRTTNKVVAVGKKAMQMHEKTHDNLKTIRPLKDGVIADFNAAETMIREMIKMINPKGFLFTPTWRMVICIPSSITEVEKRAVRDSAEQAGAREVYLIHEPMAAALGIGIDVEEPVGHMIIDIGGGTTGISVIALAGIVCDQSIRIAGDEFTADIMDYIRRQHNMLVGERTAEAIKINVGAAIVDLDDPPEDFAVHGRDLMTGIPKQITVNYQEIAHALDKSISKIEEAVLKALETTPPELASDIHRSGLHLTGGGALLRGLDKRLSLKTKLPVSVADDPLRAVVRGTGIALKNIYRFPFLMT, encoded by the coding sequence ATGAAATTATTCAATTTCCTGACGCAGGAGATAGCGATCGACCTTGGTACAGCCAATACTGTCATTATACACAACGATAAGGTGGTAGTGGATGAGCCATCCATCGTTGCCATCAACCGAACTACCAATAAAGTAGTGGCTGTGGGGAAGAAAGCCATGCAGATGCATGAGAAGACGCATGATAACCTCAAAACCATTCGCCCGCTTAAAGATGGCGTAATCGCAGACTTTAATGCCGCGGAAACCATGATCCGCGAGATGATAAAGATGATCAACCCCAAAGGTTTTTTGTTTACACCAACTTGGCGTATGGTCATTTGCATACCTTCCAGCATTACGGAAGTGGAGAAGCGAGCGGTGCGTGATTCTGCGGAGCAGGCAGGTGCAAGGGAAGTGTACCTCATCCATGAACCTATGGCAGCAGCACTCGGTATCGGTATTGATGTGGAAGAGCCGGTCGGGCACATGATCATTGACATCGGCGGCGGCACAACAGGTATTTCTGTCATTGCCCTGGCCGGTATCGTATGCGATCAGTCGATACGTATTGCCGGTGATGAATTTACCGCCGATATCATGGATTATATCCGCCGGCAGCACAATATGCTCGTTGGGGAAAGAACGGCAGAAGCGATTAAGATAAATGTAGGGGCCGCTATTGTTGACCTTGACGATCCGCCTGAAGATTTTGCGGTGCATGGCCGTGACCTGATGACCGGTATTCCCAAACAGATAACAGTCAACTACCAGGAAATAGCGCATGCGCTCGACAAATCCATCTCTAAGATTGAAGAGGCGGTACTGAAGGCATTGGAAACCACACCGCCTGAACTGGCATCGGATATTCACCGCTCGGGCCTTCACCTCACCGGCGGCGGTGCCTTATTGCGCGGTTTGGATAAGCGGCTCTCTTTAAAGACAAAACTGCCGGTTAGCGTGGCAGACGATCCGCTGCGCGCAGTAGTAAGAGGAACTGGCATTGCATTAAAGAATATTTACCGTTTCCCATTCCTGATGACCTGA